One genomic region from Biomphalaria glabrata chromosome 7, xgBioGlab47.1, whole genome shotgun sequence encodes:
- the LOC106074296 gene encoding pachytene checkpoint protein 2 homolog, whose product MDTNQVLALQNALPSSTDLKMEAQNLNVYHVEVLQSPCSTVRRIQIKEKVLDLLYAKKSAFGDLMIQEFEDPFLAQNVQYVALYDIDLPGIEKKVIDLCTASLFVHIFQLNTDGAGTEELDEENLSAASHWLLPSFDFHGLWDTLVYDDVIKSRLLNYASTTLMFSDKAVDSNIISWNKVVLLHGPPGTGKTSLCKALAQKLSIRFSDRYTHGQLVEINSHSLFSKWFSESGKLVMKMFQKIQELMDDPHALVCVLIDEVESLTAARKSSMNGVEPSDAIRVVNALLTQLDQIKKYPNVLILTTSNITGAIDLAFVDRADIKQYIGPPSVRAIYTIYLSCIKELMKCGIISPTQPLMDIRGLEATRFIENGATYHSLYLYKIASKSLGLSGRSLRKLPFLAHALYLQGSPVALESYFEAMSQTVDRQFQENEDLTKI is encoded by the exons ATGGATACCAACCAAGTATTGGCATTGCAGAATGCACTTCCTTCATCAACAGATTTAAAAATGGAAGCACAGAACTTAAATGTGTACCATGTAGAAGTTTTACAAAGTCCTTGCAG tacagtGCGAAGGATCcaaatcaaagaaaaagttttagatTTGCTTTATGCTAAAAAGTCAGCCTTTGGGGATTTAATGATTCAAGAATTTGAAGATCCATTTTTAGCTCAAAATGTCCAGTATGTTGCTCTGTATGATATTGATTTGCCAGGAATTGAAAAGAAA GTGATAGATCTCTGCACAGCTTCCCTCTTTGTACATATATTTCAATTGAATACAGATGGGGCTGGAACTGAGGAGCTAGATGAAGAGAACTTATCAGCTGCAAGTCATTGGCTACTGCCATCATTTGACTTTCATGGACTGTGGGATACACTTGTCTATGATGATGTAATCAAATCAAGG CTGCTGAACTATGCCAGCACAACTCTCATGTTCTCAGACAAAGCTGTTGACAGCAATATCATTTCCTGGAACAAGGTAGTTTTACTTCATG GTCCTCCTGGTACAGGTAAAACATCTTTGTGTAAAGCTCTAGCCCAGAAACTGAGCATCCGGTTTTCAGATCGTTATACGCATGGTCAATTAGTGGAGATAAATAGTCACAGTCTTTTCTCAAAATGGTTTTCTGag AGTGGTAAATTGGTTATGAAGATGTTTCAGAAGATACAAGAGTTAATGGACGATCCTCACGCATTAGTCTGTGTCCTAATTGATGag GTGGAAAGTTTGACAGCTGCTAGAAAAAGTTCAATGAATGGTGTTGAGCCATCTGATGCTATCAGAGTGGTGAATGCTCTGCTAACCCAGTTAGATCAGATCAAAAA GTaccctaacgttttgattctaacAACTTCTAACATCACTGGGGCCATAGACTTGGCTTTTGTTGACAGAGCAgatataaaacaatatatagGCCCACCTTCAGTACGAGCCATCtatactatttatttatcttgCATTAAAGAATTAATGAAG TGTGGTATAATAAGCCCAACTCAGCCACTGATGGATATACGAGGACTTGAAGCTACCAGGTTTATTGAGAATGGAGCAACATATCACagtttgtatttatataaaatagcCAG TAAGAGTCTTGGACTGAGTGGAAGATCACTAAGAAAGCTTCCATTTCTGGCTCATGCTCTGTATTTGCAG GGCAGTCCTGTGGCTCTAGAGAGCTATTTTGAGGCCATGTCACAGACAGTGGATAGACAGTTTCAAGAAAATGaagatttaacaaaaatatag
- the LOC129927435 gene encoding uncharacterized protein LOC129927435 — MSAKTKRIISWALATLQLSPNEENGEVSDALTATAAGDSSYLGLTASERSDVRSELSDGKDENSENKRPTFSRREVADHCCSQSCWMVIDNKVYDVTRFLRSHPGGEDIMLEHGGHDATSAFFDKGHSRDAFNMLAEYCIGEVTKADWIVEKNCT; from the exons ATGTCTGCCAAAACAAAACGAATCATTAGCTGGGCTTTGGCCACTTTGCAA TTGAGCCCGAATGAAGAAAATGGTGAAGTCTCTGACGCTCTGACCGCCACAGCGGCTGGGGACAGCTCCTACCTTGGACTGACAGCGTCTGAGAGATCTGACGTAAGGTCGGAACTTTCTGATGGCAAGGACGAAAACTCAGAAAATAAAAGACCGACTTTCAGCCGGCGAGAGGTAGCCGATCACTGTTGTAGCCAATCATGCTGGATGGTGATAGACAACAAGGTGTACGACGTCACACGATTTCTCCGCTCG caTCCCGGAGGGGAAGACATTATGTTGGAGCACGGAGGCCATGATGCCACGTCTGCTTTCTTTGATAAAGGTCACAGCCGCGATGCTTTCAACATGCTGGCCGAGTACTGCATAGGGGAGGTCACCAAG GCTGACTGGATAGTGGAGAAAAATTGCACGTGA
- the LOC106074295 gene encoding programmed cell death protein 6-like isoform X3, translating into MIGMFDRDNSGTINFQEFVSLWKYVTDWQNTFRSYDRDNSGSIDKTELKTALTSFGYRLSDQFYDILIRKFDRQGRGTVAFDDFVQCAVVLQTLTSSFRAFDTDQDGWIQISYEQFLTLVFSLRS; encoded by the exons ATGATAG GCATGTTTGATCGGGACAATTCAGGCACCATCAACTTCCAAGAGTTTGTCTCCCTGTGGAAGTATGTCACTGACTGGCAGAATACATTCAGGTCTTATGACAGAGATAACTCAGGCTCCATAGACAAGACAGAGTTGAAAACTGCTCTAACAAGCTTTg GATATCGTCTCTCTGATCAGTTTTATGACATTTTGATTCGTAAATTTGACAGACAAGGTCGTGGAACTGTAGCATTTGATGACTTTGTTCAGTGTGCTGTTGTTCTCCAG acCTTGACAAGTTCTTTTAGGGCCTTTGACACAGACCAAGATGGGTGGATCCAAATCTCCTATGAACAGTTTTTAACTTTGGTTTTTAGCCTCAGAAGCTAA